The nucleotide sequence CGCACAACTTGCAACAGCTAACTTGTTATCAGTCTGGTACGCTATGCACGATAGACCTGAAGATGCTAAGAAGGCCTTGCGAAGACTTATCGGCAACGTCGAAGGCTACGACTTTGACCACGAATACGCTGTCATCAAGTACGAAACCGATAAGTCGGTCGAACTCCAAAAATCGCACGCCGACAACCAATGGCGAGCATTCTTCACTTGGTTGAACATCAAGAGAGCCATCATTGCGACATTGCCATTTACCTTCCAGAACTTTGTCGGCGCGCCTCTGTTCTTCAACTACGCGACATACTTTTTCGCCCTTGCTAAGCTCGACGACCCTTTCCTCGGCAACCTGATCATTCAACTCGTCCTGGTAGCCGGTATTATCGCCTCGTTTTATCTCGTTGATACGGTTGGTCGTCGTACACTCGTCATCTATGGTGGAATCGTGATGGGTGCCCTCTGCTTCATCGTTGGTGGTCTTGGTTTCCTCCAGGCCAATTCGGCCACAGGTGCTGCCTTGGTTACTCTCTGCGCCCTCTGGGCTTTCATCTATGCCGTTTCACTTGCTCCAATTGGTATGTTTTGGTGTTACCTGATACCCAGAAACATTTGCTGATCTATATATGATAGGCTGGATTAGTTTGGTCGAAGTCTCGAGTCCCCTCTTCCGCGCCAAATCGACTGCTTTCGCCTCTATTATTCAGTCTGCTAGTGGTGTCCTGTTTGTAAGTCTCGGCCATCCTTGCACTATCCTTGAATTCTTCCTAATCTTTCTTTTAGAACTATACGGTGCCGCTCATGTTGTCTAACCAAAATGCCGGTTGGGGTCAGAAGATCGGTCTCTTCTTCGGTGGCATCACGGTTGTTTATCTCGTTCCCACGATCCTCCTAttccccgagaccaagggaaGAACATAtgaggagctggatgagctcTTTGAGCGAGGTGTGCCTGCTTGGAAGTTTGCTACCACTGAGACTGCTCACCAGAGAAGTGTTCAGCTCCGCTTGGGTCAGCACTAAACTACAGAACCCTACATACAGGCAAGAGATCGTTAGGCTCGGGAAGGTGGCTTAATGATGGAAGGGTGGGATATATCACAATGCTTGTATAGTATTAGGTTTAATACTACACCAGATTAGCAAACAGGGCTGGCATTAACATCGAGTCCAGCATGTCTCGCCTCGCCTGGAACTGACAAGGTCTTTCATCGTCAACACACACTCACTTGGAAATAGCACGATGAACTGGATCGAAACTTTGGATAGTGGCTTATGATGCTGTAAGATTGTCGCCATCTTTGTCTGTGTCTGCTTCACCATGAACTCACCACTTAGCTTCGCTGAAACACCAGCCCTCCGTCAGGAATTTTCTGACCAACACTCACACCTTGCCCGGCCTCACATGAGTGGTCCAAGAATGATGCCAAACAACGCCAGCTGAAAATCGATTATAAGAAGTTCGAGGCGAACAATTAGAATTCCTACGAGCAACCGCACAAGCGCTTTTGCCACAAACAACCCGAACCATGTCGATCGCACGCCAACAAGCCTATCTGGATAGTATCAGTGTGAAACCAGACATTTCAAGGCCACAGTGACTGGAACGTTCTTAAACCCGGATGTCAGCTCTCCTACCAAAGAAAAGAGCTGGTGGACGATCATTAGCTTCTACCAAGAGATGCTACGCAATCTCGACTCTTGCCTCTTTCAACTCTGCAAGGATACTGGCTGATGGAACAATGCAGCAAGGAGGTAGTCCAAGAGAGACATTGATTGAATTAGGCTGAGACTGAGGAATTGGATCCCATTCCCTTATCCACAAGGGATCAATTAGTACTGATATGATAGAGGCAGCCCAGGCACAGTCCGACTGGGCTCTTCCAAGGTAACAGCAACGCGTTCCCTCGTCATGCAATTCGCCACAAACAGAGTCACTGAACCTGTCGGTTATCTCACGTCGACTTGCTGCCTTGCATCGTCGAAATTGCACAACCCTACGATGTAGAAATAAGCTTATTCTTACGAGCCTTATGCTTAACGTATACTTTTGTCAAGGGAGACGTGAGACATTGAGTCGAGGGGAACGCTGTCCTAACCATGTAAGGGAGGGGATAAGCAAGATTAGCTCACATCGCCAACTGGGTCGGAACGCAAGGGAGGCCACAACATCGCAAGGGAGTCTTTTGGATTGCAAAGGGGCAGATTGGAACGCGACTTTAGTACTGAGAAAATCTGCTATCGCGCTGCTCATAGGAGAGATATCGGGCATCTGGGTACATGGCGCTTTGCCTCTCGGTGATCTAGTCAGCCACGATGGCAAAAGCCTCGGTTTTAACACGATACTGACTTCCAAATAACCGATGCCGCCATACCACAGGATCATCAGGGGGATCAAGGTAGACTATATATGTATTTTGGGTGCAGCAGCCGAAACCTGCACCTCTCCCTACCCGCATTCTCGGCAACTCTTGGTTTTCTTGGTTTCTTGGTTTTTTCCAATTTTCTTCGGCCTTTCTCTCGTCTGGCATCATGAGCCAGCCAGCATACACGGCCCTTCCACGGCAAGAGATCGAGATTGACCATGCGACCAATGCAATCGGCAGCGTTTCTTCTCGATCGAGCCTCGATTCCCTCGTgctgccgcctcctcctcccagcccTTGGAAAGTAGCCGCAATCAAGCTTCAGGAAATCTTGATACCCAGCTTCCTACAACACGATGCCTCTGCGGAAGAACGGCCAAGCCAATCTGGCACACGCCAAGCTGGAAGCAGCCGGATCAGTACCGATTGGCTAGATGGTCTTCGCGGTGTGGCCTCGTTCTTCGTCTTTCTCTTCCACCACACAATGTATGGGCACCCTGGCCTCCTGTGGGCATATGGTGGCCCTGGAGAGAACAAACGTCTGCTTATACAGCTACCCTTCATACGACTCATTGTTCACGGCCGCGCAATGGTGGCCATATTTTTCGTCATTTCCGGATATGCCCTGTCGTTCTCACCTTTGAAGTTCATACACAAGCAAGATCACGGAACACTTTTGAAGAGATTGTCATCATCAGTCTTCCGTCGCGGCATGCGACTGGCCATTCCCAGTTTTACTTCCCTCTTTCTTCATTACCTGGCCCACCTATCGAATATCTCACCAAAGAGACACAAAGGGGCAACATTTCGGTCTGACACGAAGGCCCTGTTACATGATATTGATCGGATCGTGAATCCATTCACATTGGTAACTAGCAATGGCGGATTTCACTTCAACGGACACCTTTGGACAATCCCGATCGAATTCCGCGGATCAATGATCCTATTCGTAACTATCCTGGGCCTTGCGCGGTGCAGAGCCTGGGTTCGAATGGTAACTGTGGCTGCCATATGTGTCTACTTCATGGCAAAAGAACAATGGGCCATGGCCTTGTTCCTGGCGGGGATTGTCGTGGCAGAAAGCAATCTCTTGTTGCTCTCTGAGCccgccagcagcagcgaaaCAGAAACAACCTGGACTGAAGATCTCGACCTGGAGAAGGCCCATGGTATGATGCCGTGGTATCGAAGGGCCAGCAGTAAGGTCAGGAAAGCTGGCCTgatcttcatcttgatcttggggcTGTACATTCTTTCGTACCCGAACAAGGGAGCAGATGCTACTCCaggatggatgtggatggcgAGTTTCTTCAAGAAAAACCCCGCTTACGGAGTGAATGTATGGTTATCGATCGGAGCAACCACTGTTGTCTCGGCTATCAGCTTCATCAAGGGATGCCAAGGCGTCCTGGAGACACGGCCAATCCGGTACCTGGGCAAGATATCGTTCGCCCTGTACCTGGTACATGGCCTCGGAAATCAGTTGATTGGGAAGCCTCTGATAGATTTCATGTGGAACAACTTCACTGGCACAGAGCCCGGGTTCTGGAAGGAATTTGCATGGTTGTCTGCAATCGCCATTTacatccccatcctcatctggCTTGCCGATATCTTTTGGAGGCTGGTGGATGCACCTTCAGTTACTTTTGCAAAGATGGTTGAGGGCAAATGTTTTGCTTAATGTTAATGATCTGGGTTATGCATCTTGGGTTTGGCGTGGCGGAACTAGACATTTCTTTCGTTTGACGattttccttttctttctaCTCTTTTCAATTGAGATTTCCCTGGTTAGATTCTTGGGGTGTGCACTCTATTAGCAAATTAGCTCGTTCCTGACCAAGCTCTGGGAACGTGAAATAGGTATGGCGGCTTTGTGATTATGAATTTGTATGAGTTCAGTGTGTCAGACTCACTTCTTCGTCCCTCAAAGAAGGCAAACCTTCTTCAGTGCGGAATAGGTAAGATAAAGCACCTGGATTTCgtcccccccccccccccccccacCAGGTTTTCGCATGCCTGTCAAAACCAGGGATCTCTATGGAATAATACCTCTGAGTGGAGGTGGGATATAAAGATCTCTCCAAT is from Fusarium keratoplasticum isolate Fu6.1 chromosome 11, whole genome shotgun sequence and encodes:
- a CDS encoding MFS domain-containing protein, translating into MDNHCDKSSVANADELNHIDDVPQNEKANDEITPITSAFAGLTRAQAVRKFWRLYATGLMVSIGAMYSGYGHSVIGSIIANEGFIEQFATVTDPETGAPALNSTHVSLWQAMNFASQIIIQLIAPITADRFGRKFNMWALTVFLALSIVLALVAKSWELILCSRLVGGFASGLLSSSIMIYLSETALPQFRGALLGGFSLFFAIGQLFLAIGLKILKDTTPLKFRNIFFSEFVFCGLWLIPMLYLPESPVWYAMHDRPEDAKKALRRLIGNVEGYDFDHEYAVIKYETDKSVELQKSHADNQWRAFFTWLNIKRAIIATLPFTFQNFVGAPLFFNYATYFFALAKLDDPFLGNLIIQLVLVAGIIASFYLVDTVGRRTLVIYGGIVMGALCFIVGGLGFLQANSATGAALVTLCALWAFIYAVSLAPIGWISLVEVSSPLFRAKSTAFASIIQSASGVLFNYTVPLMLSNQNAGWGQKIGLFFGGITVVYLVPTILLFPETKGRTYEELDELFERGVPAWKFATTETAHQRSVQLRLGQH
- a CDS encoding Acyl-transf-3 domain-containing protein gives rise to the protein MSQPAYTALPRQEIEIDHATNAIGSVSSRSSLDSLVLPPPPPSPWKVAAIKLQEILIPSFLQHDASAEERPSQSGTRQAGSSRISTDWLDGLRGVASFFVFLFHHTMYGHPGLLWAYGGPGENKRLLIQLPFIRLIVHGRAMVAIFFVISGYALSFSPLKFIHKQDHGTLLKRLSSSVFRRGMRLAIPSFTSLFLHYLAHLSNISPKRHKGATFRSDTKALLHDIDRIVNPFTLVTSNGGFHFNGHLWTIPIEFRGSMILFVTILGLARCRAWVRMVTVAAICVYFMAKEQWAMALFLAGIVVAESNLLLLSEPASSSETETTWTEDLDLEKAHGMMPWYRRASSKVRKAGLIFILILGLYILSYPNKGADATPGWMWMASFFKKNPAYGVNVWLSIGATTVVSAISFIKGCQGVLETRPIRYLGKISFALYLVHGLGNQLIGKPLIDFMWNNFTGTEPGFWKEFAWLSAIAIYIPILIWLADIFWRLVDAPSVTFAKMVEGKCFA